A portion of the Pseudopipra pipra isolate bDixPip1 chromosome 1, bDixPip1.hap1, whole genome shotgun sequence genome contains these proteins:
- the MYD88 gene encoding myeloid differentiation primary response protein MyD88, whose amino-acid sequence MAKALAEPGPGSEPGSSPVPLDLHAVPLVALNYGVRRRLGLYLNPRAAAAADWTALAEALGCGFLEIRRLEGLPDPTAALLEEWPGRCPGGATVGQLLDVLRRLGRDDVLMDLSGSVEEDCRKYLQRKQEQANQPLQVPAVDSSVPKTSELMGITIRDDPYGSGTEIFDAFICYCQKDLQFVQEMIRELEQTEFKLKLCVFDRDVLPGTCVWSISGELIERRCRRMVVVISDDYLESDECDFQTKFALSLSPGARSKRLIPVKYKSMKNEFPSILRFITICDYTNPCTKKWFWTRLAKSLMLP is encoded by the exons ATGGCCAAGGCCCTGGCGGAGCCCGGGCCCGGCTCCGAGCCCGGCTCCAGCCCCGTCCCGCTGGACCTGCACGCCGTGCCCCTGGTAGCGCTCAACTACGGCGTCCGCCGCCGCCTCGGGCTCTACCTCAACCcgcgggcggccgcggccgccgacTGGACGGCGCTGGCGGAGGCGCTGGGATGCGGATTCCTAGAGATCCGGCGGCTGGAGGGGCTGCCCGACCCCACGGCCGCGCTGCTGGAGGAGTGGCCGGGGCGCTGCCCCGGCGGTGCCACcgtggggcagctcctggacgTGCTGCGGCGCTTGGGTCGCGATGATGTGCTGATGGACCTGTCCGGCAGCGTGG aggaggactgcaggaAGTACTTGCAGAGGAAGCAGGAGCAGGCCAACCAGCCTCTTCAAGTGCCAGCAGTAGACAGCAGCGTGCCAAAGACCTCGGAGCTGATGGGCATCACCATCAGGGATGATCCGTATG GGAGCGGAACAGAGATATTTGATGCCTTCATCTGCTACTGTCAGAAAGACCTGCAGTTTGTCCAGGAGATGATCAGGGAGCTGGAGCAAACAGAGTTCAAACTGAAGCTCTGTGTATTTGATCGGGATGTCTTGCCAGGAACTTGTGTGTGGTCCATCAGTGGAGAACTTATAGAGAGGAG GTGTCGGAGGATGGTGGTTGTCATTTCAGATGATTACCTGGAAAGCGATGAATGTGATTTCCAGACCAAATTTGCTCTTAGTCTTTCCCCAG GTGCTCGTAGCAAACGGCTGATCCCAGTCAAGTACAAATCCATGAAGAACGAGTTTCCAAGTATCTTACGGTTCATCACCATCTGTGATTACACCAACCCTTGCACCAAAAAATGGTTCTGGACGAGACTGGCAAAATCCCTCATGTTGCCATAA
- the LOC135404372 gene encoding cryptochrome DASH-like has product MSRVVICLLRCDLRAHDNQVLHWAQDNADFVIPLYCFDPRHYLGTHCFGFPKTGPHRLRFLLESVKDLRETLKKKGSTLVVRKGKPEDVVRDLITQLGSVSAVAFHEEVTQEELDVEKGLCQVCKEHGVKIQTFWASTLYHRDDLPFRPIARLPDVYTHFRRAVESEAKVRPTLRMAEQLKPLAPGLEEGCIPTMEDFGQKDPVADPRTAFPCSGGETQALMRLQYYFWDTNLVASYKESRNGLVGMDYSTKFAPWLALGCISPRYIYEQIQKYERERTANQSTYWVLFELLWRDYFRFVALKYGKRIFSLRGLQSKEIPWKKDLQLFDCWKEGKTGVPFVDANMRELSATGFMSNRGRQNVASFLTKDLGLDWRMGAEWFEYLLVDYDVCSNYGNWLYSAGIGNDPRDNRKFNVIKQGLDYDGNGDYVRLWVPELQGIKGADIHSPWALSSAALSQAGVTLGETYSQPVVTAPEWSRYINQRPGGSPHPRGRRGPAQVPAQHKDRGIDFYFSRKKDVC; this is encoded by the exons ATGTCGAGGGTGGTCATCTGCCTGCTGCGCTGCGACCTGCGCGCCCACGATAACCAG GTGCTCCACTGGGCTCAGGATAACGCAGATTTCGTGATCCCTCTCTACTGCTTCGACCCGCGGCACtacctgggcacccactgcttCGGCTTCCCCAAGACAGGGCCCCACCGGCTCCGGTTTTTGCTGGAAAGTGTGAAGGATCTAAGGGAAACGctcaagaaaaaaggaag TACCCTGGTTGTGAGGAAGGGGAAGCCAGAAGATGTGGTCCGCGATCTGATTACTCAGCTGGGCTCTGTCAGCGCTGTGGCTTTCCACGAAGAG GTCACGCAGGAGGAGCTGGATGTGGAGAAGGGGCTGTGCCAGGTGTGTAAGGAGCATGGGGTGAAGATTCAGACGTTCTGGGCATCCACGCTGTATCATCGGGATGACCTTCCCTTCAGGCCTATTGCCAG GTTGCCTGATGTCTACACCCATTTCCGAAGGGCGGTGGAATCTGAGGCGAAGGTCCGGCCAACCCTGCGGATGGCAGAGCAGCTAAAGCCTctggctccagggctggaagaAGGGTGCATCCCTACAATGGAGGATTTCGGACAGAAGG ATCCTGTAGCTGATCCACGAACAGCCTTCCCCTGCAGTGGAGGAGAGACCCAGGCTTTAATGAGACTGCAATATTATTTTTGGGACACA AACCTGGTTGCATCTTACAAGGAGTCTCGGAATGGGCTGGTGGGAATGGATTACTCAACCAAATTTGCACCATG GCTGGCGCTGGGCTGCATCTCACCTCGATACATCTATGAGCAGATCCAGAAgtatgaaagagagagaacagcaAATCAGAGCACATACTG GGTCCTGTTTGAGCTGCTGTGGAGGGATTACTTTCGGTTTGTGGCCCTGAAGTATGGCAAGAGGATTTTCTCCCTAAGAG GGCTTCAAAGTAAAGAGATACCCTGGAAAAAGGACCTTCAGCTCTTTGACTGTTGGAAAG AGGGCAAAACTGGGGTTCCTTTCGTGGATGCCAACATGCGAGAGCTGAGTGCCACGGGCTTCATGTCGAACAGAGGGCGGCAGAACGTCGCCAGCTTCCTCACCAAGGACCTGGGCCTGGACTGGAGGATGGGGGCAGAATGGTTTGAATACCTGCTG GTGGATTACGATGTTTGTAGCAATTATGGCAACTGGTTATACAGTGCTGGCATTGGCAACGACCCACGGGACAACAGGAAGTTTAACGTGATTAAACAAGGCCTGGATTACGATGGGAAT GGGGATTACGTCCGGCTGTGGGTCCCAGAGCTACAGGGCATAAAGGGAGCAGATATCCACAGCCCTTGGGCACTGAGTAGTGCTGCTCTCTCCCAGGCAGGAGTAACTCTAGGTGAGACCTACTCACAGCCAGTTGTGACAGCCCCAGAGTGGAGCCGATACATCAACCAGAGGCCT GGAGGGagtccccatcccaggggcaggaggggacctGCACAGGTGCCAGCGCAGCACAAGGACAGAGGGATAGATTTTTACTTCTCTCGCAAGAAAGATGTTTGCTGA